The following DNA comes from Enterocloster bolteae.
ACTTGATTCCCCTGCATTACCTGCTCCTGCCTGCTTCTCTTTTTTGGCCTGTTTTCTCTTTGTTCTGGCTTATATTGTTTCGTTTCCTCTCTCATTTTATCATTCCCTGGAAATGCTTACAACCCAGGAGTATAATAAGACAAAAATATTCAGGAACGTGCATGCGCAGCAAGTATAGATCAAACCGGCTCTACATTCCCCAGCCGCTCAAATCCCAGATAGCGCGTTCCCTGGAAGGTCAGTTTTCCCCGGTCCCCCTCTGCCAGCAGCCCATATTCAGTCCCTGTCACGGAGAGCTCCATCCGGTCACCGCTCTCCACCTGGAACGTCGCGTAATAGCTGGTGGATGTAGTGGAATGGAAACCATGGGCTCCTGTGGCGTCCCCTGCATTGGGATGGCTGTGGCGGCTGACATTGGTCCTTTTGGAGACCACGGAAGCTGTTACCGACAGCCTGGGGCAATGATTGTTCTTGTTCCACTGGCTCAGTCCCTTTACCGCCGTAACCACAAATATTCCTATGATGAGCACAAATACCAGTGTAAACATGATTTCAAAGCCGCCTCCCCAGAAAAAGGAATCCATGTACATAAATCCACACCTCTCTTTCCCGTTGTATATCTCCATATTATCATATATACAGCCCGGTAATCTTACAATTTACTTAATATAACCTAAAAAATAGACTATTGTTTAGTTCACCAGATTTACGCCTAGTTCCTGCGAATGAATTACGCAGACTTCCTGCCGAACAAAAATTGCAGTCACAATCAGGGAAATAAAATCTGCTGTGGGCGTTGCTATCCATATTCCTGTGACCTCAAAAACTGTCGGTAATAGGATTGCAAACGGTATCAGCAGTAATAACTGCCGAAGCGCACTTAGAACAACAGACTGTTTTACTTTACCAATATACTGAAAATAATTTGCACTTATCATCTGAAATCCCACAGCAGGAAGCAGCAGAGTAAAAATGCGGATACCCGGCACAGCCATATCCATGAGCGCCTTGTTACCGGCCCCGCCAAAGGTGCTTATGATTTGACTGCTAAATAGCTCTATCACCAAAAACATTCCTGCTGCAAAAATAGTGGCACAGGTTATAGAGTATTTTAGTGTGCTCCTTACCCGCGTATAATTCCCCGCGCTATAATTAAATCCAAAGATAGGCTGTATTCCCTGGCCTAATCCAATAATCGGCATATAGACTAACATGGTTGTGTTATACATGATTCCATAGGCTGCAACCCCTACGTTTCCCCCATAAAATGCAGCAACATGATTAAATGTCAGAGAAACCAGGCTTAATGCGAACTGAGTAATAGAAGCAGGAGCACCTGTCGACATAATTTTTTTGCTGGCACTTAGATTTATATTACTTGGCTTTAGATTCCCTGCGGACTTTTTAGAGCATAAAAACTGCATTGCCAAAAGCATACAAACACAGTTACCAATGACCGTTGATAAAGCTGCTCCAAAAACACCCCACTTAAAAACAAATATAAAAACAGCGTCTAAAATTGTGTTTGTAACTACACTGGATAGAGAGTTCAAAAAAGCTCTTTTGGCATATCCCATACCTTTCACACAGTTGTTCATTGATTGGGCGGTGACAAAGAAAAAGGAACCACTTAGTATAACTGTGATATATTCTTTAGCATACACCATGTTATCAGCGTTTGCTCCGTATAGGGAAAGCAATGGCTTAATTGTCAGCAACCCGATGATTGTAATGGCCGCTGAAAACAGGATTGAAAGCATACAAGCGCTTCCAATAATTTTCTCCGCGCCCTGTTTATCGGATTTTCCCATTTTAAGAGAAATGGAGGCAGATGCCCCTGCTGCAATCAGAAGCGACAGCGCCTGAATAATGAGAATAACACCAAATGATACTGTTACCGCCGACAAGGCCGTTATCCCTGCGCTTTTAGCTACGAATATACCGTCTATAGCTGTGTTTAGTGCATTCAACAACAACGAGAGCACAGCCGGTGCTGATAATGCCCAAATCAGTTTTGGGATTGGTTGTGTTTTGATTTTTTCTGCTACTTCCATAAGCGGACTCCTCCAATTCAATCTTTACATGAGTTTTTACTCGCGTTTATAATCTGAGTATATGCTCGTATTTGTCGTTTGTCAATGATTATGTGAGTTTTAACTCACTTTTATTGACAAACCCATCCTCCTATACTAAAATAGTAATCAGGAGTTGATAAAATGGAAAACAAAAAATCTGTACGTCGTCCGCAGCAAAAGAGAAGTATCCAGATGAAAGAAACTATACTTGAGGTTTCAAAGTCATTGTTCTGTGAGAACGGCTATTACAATACAACTACAAATGAAATTGCGAAAACCGCCGGTATATCTATTGGAAGTCTATACTCTTATTTCCCTGATAAAGACGCTATACTCACAGAATTGTTGGAGCGCAGCAACCAATACCACTTTTCAAATGTGTTTGAAAAGCTGCGCCCTGAATCAAGTGCGCAGCTTTATTTAAAGGAACCGAAAAAATGGCTTTATGACCTCGTAAATACTCTGATTCAGTTACATGAAGCAGAAAAGGATTTCTTACGGGAATTAAACGTACTTTATTTTGCAAAACCAGAAGTTAAGGCGATAAAAGATTCACAGTCGGAAAAAGTGCAGATGGCAACATATGAATATATTAGGCGGTATCAAAGCGAGCTGCCGTATGAAGATTTAGAGGCTGTATCCGTTGTAATAGTAGATTTCATTACAGCACTTGTTGATCGGATTATTTTTAAAGAAGCAAGATTAGAAAAGGAAAGGTTATTAAATGCGGGGATAGAAGCCTTATATCGGATTATCTCCAAATAATTCAGGCCGCTTTTACGGCTGCCCTGCAGTTTGTGGGTCACATTCTCACCCGCAGTCCGGAAAGGGCTCCGGATAATTCACCCGGAACCCTCTTAGGCATAAACATGAATTCACTCTTATTACCAATTGCCGTAAATCCTACTATAATATATTTATGGGCAAAGCACACGGCCGCCTTATTTTATGGATATTCATACCCGTCTTCCCACATACAGCAGCCGCCCTTATTTTCAGCCTTGGCACGATACAGGGCCTGGTCCGCATACTCCAGTATGGCCGGCAGAGGTTTCCTGGTGTCCCAAATGACGACACCGGCAGAACAACAGGCCCGGACATTGTCGGCAAAGGGATACTCACAGATGCTCCTGCATATGTCCTCCCCTTTTTTGACAGCGCTTTCCCCTGATTTCATCTGTTTCATAATAACCACGAATTCGTCACCGCCAAACCTGGAAAGTATATCGCTTTCCCTTGTCTGTTCCCTCAGCAGTTCTGCAAAAGCCGATATGGTCTGGTCTCCCCTCATATGGCCAAATGTATCATTGATGTGTTTTAAGTTATCCAAATCAAAGAGATACACAGCCAACGGCATATCTTTCCCGTCCAGAGCATCCGCGGCAGCCTCCAGGCCTCTGCGGTTTAACAGTCCGGTCAGATAATCCTGACAGGCTTCCCCTTCAAGCATGCGCTCCCGTTCCCTGGAGGCCGCCGACCTCATGGCCCTCACGGCACGCCTTTCCAGGACGGCTGCAGTATGCGGCTTGCGCAGGAATTCATCTGCCTCCATATCCAAAGCCTGTTCCTCCTGGCTTCCGTCCCATGAAGTGGCTATGACAGGTATATTCCATACTGCCCGTTCCCTCCGAAGCATTTCCAATATCTGAAATCCATCCGGTTCTGACAGGGTAAGGCTGATGATAGCTGCCCCAATCTTATTCTCATAGCTGGCAATGCAGGCAAGGGCCTTCTCTCCGTCCGATGCCTCCACAATCTGATACCGGGACTCAAATATCCTGCGCACCTGCCTGCAATAGGCATCATCCTCGTCCGCAATCAGAAGTACAGGCCGCTGTTTTCCGTGAAAAGAAACATCCTCCATAGACGATTCCATGGCAGCCTCCTCCGGCTGTTCCCTTATCAGCTTCTCAAACTCCCCGCAGGGCATGGGTTTGGCAAAATAATATCCCTGAACATAATCACAGCCGATTTCCCTCAGCTGTTCAAACTGCTCCCTGGTCTCCACGCCTTCCGCCACCACACTCAGATCCATCCAACGGGCAAGACCCATGGTAAAACGAAGGATTCCCTGGCTGGCCTGCTTTTCCGTTTCATTCTGGATAAACTTCATATCCAGCTTCAGAATGTCAATGGGCATCTTATTGAGCATGTTCAGGGAGGAATAACCGCTGCCGAAATCGTCCATCTCTATGATAAAGCCCAATTCCCGCAGCCGCCCCGCCACCTCAATGATCTGAGACGGGTTTTCCGTATACGCGCTTTCTGTTATTTCCAGATGGAGCCGGGATGGGGGAAGCCCGTATTTTTGGACTGTCTCTGTCAAAATTTCAGGAAGATCCACGTTATAAATATCCGCCCTGGACACATTGACGGAAACAGGTATACATGGATATCCCATTTGCTCCCACCTTTGCAGGATGGCGCATGTCTGGTCCCACACATACTGGTCCAGCTGGGTGATGAAACCATTCTGTTCAAAAAGAGGAATGAACTGTCCCGGCGACTGAAGGCCCCATTCAGGATGATTCCACCGTATCAGGGATTCCGCCCCAGAAAGCCGTTCCTCCTTTACGCTGTATTTGGGTTGGAGATAAATTTCAAACTGCCCCTCTCTCAGTGCAGATTCCATGCATTCCGTTATAGCCTGTTCCCGCAGCAGCCTGCTGCGCAGCCGGTCATCATATATGGCAAAATATTTTCCGTACTGCCCCTTGATGCCGCAGGCAGCCAGAAGAGCCCTGTCGCACATCTGGTCCACCGGAATAGTGCGGTCCTCAATGGAATAAATGCCCCATTTCACCAGCACATTTTTTGCATTGGGAAGGGCATTGACCCGTGCCGTTGCCTCCATGAACATCTCATCGGTATACTTACACCTGCGCTCCATCAGTATGGCAAACTGGTCTCCGTTAAAATGACCGCATATCCCCTTGTCCCCTACCTGGGACTGGTAAAAATCAGCCACCTCCCGCAGCAGCCTGTCTCCCGCCGGAAGACCGAATACATCATTGACTAATTTAAAATTCTCAATATCAGAACAAATGATATCGTATTCCCGTTCCGGATGCCGGGCCAGTTCCTCCTTCACCTTCTGGAAGAAAAATTCCTTACTGTAAAGCCCGGTCAGCCGGTCATATTTTAACTGGTTGACCATGGCTGCATTTTCACGCAGATTAATGATGCTTGCCACTCTGTGCAGGATGATTTGTGGCTTGTAGGGTTTAGCAACAAAATCCGAAGCACCGTGGGAAAGGGCAGCCACCTCGTCCGATTCGCTGTCGCTCTGGGTGGTTACGATAACCGGAATAGAAGAAAACACAGGGTCTTTTTTCACAATGGAAAGAAAGGTATATCCATCCATAACAGGCATGGTTATGTCCAGCAGAATCAGTGAAATCACATCCCCGCGCTCCTTTAGGACGGACAGGGCCTCCAGACCGTTTTCAGCCTCCACGACCTGATAGTCCGCAGAAAGTATCTCTCCCAGCAGCATACGGTTAATTTCATTATCTTCCACAATCAGAATTTGTTTTTGTGATATCATGTCCTAATCCCCTTTTATCTGTATACGCAGTATCTGGACCGGCCGGCCTTCTTTGCCTGGTAAAGGGCCTGGTCACTGCGCTGGAGAAGCGCATCAATGTCCACCATGGAATCGCTGCTCTGAGCGATTCCCACGCTGGCTGACAAAGAAACGGTCTGTTCCGCTGCCAGAAACGCTGTCCTCATTTCTTTCAAAAAGGCCTCTGCCTCCTGCTCCATCTGGTCCATGCTGCACTTTCCCAGACGGACCACCAGGAATTCGTCCCCGCCCAGCCGGGCCACGAAGTCGTCCCGGAACAATCGTCTGAGTACATCCGCCGTATGCACCAGCACGGCATCTCCCACCTTATGGCCATATGTGTCATTGACTTCCTTAAACCGGTCCAGGTCAATGTACATCAGGCTGACCGTCCTGCCGCCACGGTTGTTATGTATGTACTGGTAAAAACATCTGCGGTTATAAAGTCCTGTAAGGAAATCTGTATTAGAGCTGTGGCGGATTTGTTTCTCCAGATCCCGCTCCACTGTCACATCCCTGAAAATGCAAAGCTTACCGGCCACATGATTGAATACATCATAGACGGAATTTTCGTGAATCTCCAGCATCTTACCTGACCCATCCCTCCGGGATACACGCGCTTCCATGTATCCTTCGCTGTTAATGGTGCGCTGTTCCTCGAAGGCCCCTGTTATCCACGCATCATAGTCCTGCCCGATTACTGCTTCTTTGGGAAGCTTAAAATACTCCTCAAATTTTCTGTTGGCATTAAGTATCTTCCCGTTGTTATCCCACAAAAGGATGGCATAGGGCATACTCTGCAGCAAAATTTCTATCTCAGCGCTCATGTTTACCAGGTCCGTCACATCATGGCCGATACCCACAGTTCCAAGAACCGTGACACCGTCCCTGTCCACTATAGGGGACTTATAGGTGCGCAGCTGGCGCATGCCGTGGGATGCCTTGACAGACTCCGTAAACTGCAGGGTACGCCGCTCCTTTATAACCGCATCCTCCGACTCCCGGCATGAGGCCTCCCCATTTTCATAATCATCCGGGGATACCCCCCATATATAGCAGTGGTTCCGCCCCGTCACATCCTCCCTGGTCTTTCCCACCACAGAGCAGAACGCCTTATTCACCTTGACGTGAATCCCGTCCAGTGTCTTAAACCAGAGCATGTCCGGTATACTGTCTATGGCCGTATCCAGGTAGGTCCGGGTCATGTAATAATCGTAGCCCAGCTTAATCTGTTCCATCATGCGTTTCAGGCGTACCTTAATATAATCCCTGACAAGGGGCGTCTCCCAAAACTCATCCGCAGCCCCAAATTCTTCCGGAGGCAGCGCGCCTATGCGCTGGCGGCTGCCGCAGAATATGAGCGAGGCTTCCGCTGCACACTGGGAGCGCAGCTTAGAGGGCGGCACAGAGTCGTCCAGATTCCATATGAGAAGCCTGCTCTCCCTCATAATTTCCTGATTTGCCTCAGGCGCCACTGTGATTTCATGTGTAAAATGCTCCAATGGTTCGAGAGAACGGACCAGCTCAGAGAGCATGGTATCCTTGCTGAAAATCGCTATCTTCATCCTGCATCGGTACATATGATTTCCTCCCCGCGGAACATCAGCTTTTACCAAATGTATATTATTTAATTGTAGCATAAGCAAAATCTTTAATCAACAATATTTACCAAATAGCGGGGCAATTGAAAGGCAATCCATCCCTTCAATCCAAATGACATTCAATTTCCCTATATATATTTTCAATCTCAAATCAAAACTCATTCAGAATATCAATTGGACTATTTTTTCTCAGC
Coding sequences within:
- a CDS encoding MATE family efflux transporter, with the translated sequence MEVAEKIKTQPIPKLIWALSAPAVLSLLLNALNTAIDGIFVAKSAGITALSAVTVSFGVILIIQALSLLIAAGASASISLKMGKSDKQGAEKIIGSACMLSILFSAAITIIGLLTIKPLLSLYGANADNMVYAKEYITVILSGSFFFVTAQSMNNCVKGMGYAKRAFLNSLSSVVTNTILDAVFIFVFKWGVFGAALSTVIGNCVCMLLAMQFLCSKKSAGNLKPSNINLSASKKIMSTGAPASITQFALSLVSLTFNHVAAFYGGNVGVAAYGIMYNTTMLVYMPIIGLGQGIQPIFGFNYSAGNYTRVRSTLKYSITCATIFAAGMFLVIELFSSQIISTFGGAGNKALMDMAVPGIRIFTLLLPAVGFQMISANYFQYIGKVKQSVVLSALRQLLLLIPFAILLPTVFEVTGIWIATPTADFISLIVTAIFVRQEVCVIHSQELGVNLVN
- a CDS encoding diguanylate cyclase produces the protein MYRCRMKIAIFSKDTMLSELVRSLEPLEHFTHEITVAPEANQEIMRESRLLIWNLDDSVPPSKLRSQCAAEASLIFCGSRQRIGALPPEEFGAADEFWETPLVRDYIKVRLKRMMEQIKLGYDYYMTRTYLDTAIDSIPDMLWFKTLDGIHVKVNKAFCSVVGKTREDVTGRNHCYIWGVSPDDYENGEASCRESEDAVIKERRTLQFTESVKASHGMRQLRTYKSPIVDRDGVTVLGTVGIGHDVTDLVNMSAEIEILLQSMPYAILLWDNNGKILNANRKFEEYFKLPKEAVIGQDYDAWITGAFEEQRTINSEGYMEARVSRRDGSGKMLEIHENSVYDVFNHVAGKLCIFRDVTVERDLEKQIRHSSNTDFLTGLYNRRCFYQYIHNNRGGRTVSLMYIDLDRFKEVNDTYGHKVGDAVLVHTADVLRRLFRDDFVARLGGDEFLVVRLGKCSMDQMEQEAEAFLKEMRTAFLAAEQTVSLSASVGIAQSSDSMVDIDALLQRSDQALYQAKKAGRSRYCVYR
- a CDS encoding TetR/AcrR family transcriptional regulator yields the protein MENKKSVRRPQQKRSIQMKETILEVSKSLFCENGYYNTTTNEIAKTAGISIGSLYSYFPDKDAILTELLERSNQYHFSNVFEKLRPESSAQLYLKEPKKWLYDLVNTLIQLHEAEKDFLRELNVLYFAKPEVKAIKDSQSEKVQMATYEYIRRYQSELPYEDLEAVSVVIVDFITALVDRIIFKEARLEKERLLNAGIEALYRIISK
- a CDS encoding EAL domain-containing protein; amino-acid sequence: MISQKQILIVEDNEINRMLLGEILSADYQVVEAENGLEALSVLKERGDVISLILLDITMPVMDGYTFLSIVKKDPVFSSIPVIVTTQSDSESDEVAALSHGASDFVAKPYKPQIILHRVASIINLRENAAMVNQLKYDRLTGLYSKEFFFQKVKEELARHPEREYDIICSDIENFKLVNDVFGLPAGDRLLREVADFYQSQVGDKGICGHFNGDQFAILMERRCKYTDEMFMEATARVNALPNAKNVLVKWGIYSIEDRTIPVDQMCDRALLAACGIKGQYGKYFAIYDDRLRSRLLREQAITECMESALREGQFEIYLQPKYSVKEERLSGAESLIRWNHPEWGLQSPGQFIPLFEQNGFITQLDQYVWDQTCAILQRWEQMGYPCIPVSVNVSRADIYNVDLPEILTETVQKYGLPPSRLHLEITESAYTENPSQIIEVAGRLRELGFIIEMDDFGSGYSSLNMLNKMPIDILKLDMKFIQNETEKQASQGILRFTMGLARWMDLSVVAEGVETREQFEQLREIGCDYVQGYYFAKPMPCGEFEKLIREQPEEAAMESSMEDVSFHGKQRPVLLIADEDDAYCRQVRRIFESRYQIVEASDGEKALACIASYENKIGAAIISLTLSEPDGFQILEMLRRERAVWNIPVIATSWDGSQEEQALDMEADEFLRKPHTAAVLERRAVRAMRSAASRERERMLEGEACQDYLTGLLNRRGLEAAADALDGKDMPLAVYLFDLDNLKHINDTFGHMRGDQTISAFAELLREQTRESDILSRFGGDEFVVIMKQMKSGESAVKKGEDICRSICEYPFADNVRACCSAGVVIWDTRKPLPAILEYADQALYRAKAENKGGCCMWEDGYEYP
- a CDS encoding DUF2500 domain-containing protein, with amino-acid sequence MYMDSFFWGGGFEIMFTLVFVLIIGIFVVTAVKGLSQWNKNNHCPRLSVTASVVSKRTNVSRHSHPNAGDATGAHGFHSTTSTSYYATFQVESGDRMELSVTGTEYGLLAEGDRGKLTFQGTRYLGFERLGNVEPV